In Paenibacillus algicola, a genomic segment contains:
- a CDS encoding EAL domain-containing protein, whose protein sequence is MKQQTLGVLTPLLDGFYFNGIIQGIHHAAEAHGARLILFQTMDAQMSRVTYQRFLGMDEIDGWLVLLNAVSDPQYIQRLEDSGKPILCSPYQGGFRQAGIFSIDNEQGGYDATLHLLQHGHRRIACVYTSRNPECLLRYEGYLKALHDHHIPIDRDLVFDMNDVWEADGAAAAQRMMELGFPFTAVAAFTDTLAIGLLDSFEEWGLSVPEQIAVIGFDNMDIARQHALTTVEQPLFGRGLHMAELLLREIQEGKPQVTQLYREATTLVIRQSCGCTPVQADVPSVESPPKNAQVTIDYLSKVIQRNHHIAHEMVKTDGSKIRDLSWLTFTDYTWACLALWNGTRTLMIDSIYSKKKNGCTLKTGDVFDEGLFPPAEIHAFIEKGEALSVHSIRTEGREWGYMLLIGRIDDKNRTSNYKADTMTHSLDLVAYTLEREAMYEEAKEREKRIEIVTSITNDGIFEWDLKSNMLSWNKKILRILGDTGIRMHRREFFERVHQDDQQALFKAVRLHLRQHVPFQIDLRLRKADGKYAWVSAAGEAVRDPFGSAVGMIGSIVDITERKRSEERIRYLAYHDALTDLPNRRHISEQITEHALAGGRFAVMLLDLDRFKNINDSLGHSVGDKLLQQVAKQLQDNIHPGDVVARLGGDEFIILTGQLEYEEQAVELADGIVRSMNAQYQIDGHFVFVTPSIGISLYPEHGRDQETLIKNADLAMYHAKENGKNQLQTYHPRMSTVSLERLTLENHLRSALDNGEFQLYYQPQYDTESDKIVGMEALIRWFSPQLGMISPMKFIPLAEETGLILPISEWVLTKACLDNKLLLDEGYEPMIVSVNISADQFTNMHFVSQVERILNETGLPPQLLCLEITESVAIRNLELSIRQLNALIRLGVQIALDDFGTGNSSLSLVKSLPLHMIKIDRAFVQDMTLSPANLAIFETILSLARGLKLECCAEGVETAEQFQIVREKTCVFVQGYFFSKPVPLNDLAAFLTEMGSSPLKHEE, encoded by the coding sequence ATGAAACAACAAACCCTCGGGGTATTGACCCCCCTGCTCGACGGCTTTTACTTCAATGGAATTATACAGGGGATTCATCATGCTGCTGAAGCGCACGGAGCGCGCCTGATTCTCTTTCAAACCATGGATGCTCAAATGTCGAGAGTCACCTATCAGCGGTTTCTAGGCATGGACGAGATTGACGGCTGGCTTGTGCTGTTAAATGCCGTAAGTGATCCGCAATATATCCAGCGGCTTGAGGATTCCGGCAAGCCTATTCTGTGCAGCCCTTATCAAGGCGGCTTTCGACAAGCCGGCATTTTCTCCATTGATAATGAACAAGGGGGCTATGATGCCACGCTTCATCTTCTGCAGCATGGACATCGACGGATTGCCTGTGTGTACACGAGCCGTAACCCGGAATGCCTGCTGCGATATGAGGGATATTTGAAAGCGCTGCACGACCATCACATCCCTATAGACAGAGACCTTGTTTTTGATATGAATGACGTATGGGAAGCGGACGGTGCAGCGGCCGCACAGCGTATGATGGAGCTTGGCTTTCCCTTCACTGCTGTAGCAGCTTTTACAGATACACTCGCCATCGGTCTGCTGGACTCTTTTGAGGAATGGGGCCTGTCTGTCCCGGAGCAAATTGCCGTCATCGGCTTCGACAATATGGATATTGCACGGCAGCATGCACTAACGACCGTAGAGCAGCCGCTGTTTGGGCGGGGATTGCATATGGCCGAGCTGCTGCTTCGCGAAATCCAGGAAGGGAAACCGCAGGTAACCCAGCTCTACCGCGAGGCCACAACGCTCGTCATTCGGCAATCCTGCGGCTGCACTCCTGTGCAGGCTGATGTGCCAAGTGTAGAAAGCCCTCCCAAGAACGCTCAGGTGACCATTGATTATTTGTCCAAGGTTATCCAGCGCAACCACCACATTGCCCATGAAATGGTCAAAACGGACGGCAGTAAAATCCGGGACTTGTCCTGGCTCACATTTACTGACTACACTTGGGCCTGTCTCGCTCTGTGGAATGGCACCCGCACGCTCATGATTGACAGTATTTACTCCAAGAAGAAGAACGGCTGTACCTTGAAGACCGGAGATGTCTTTGATGAAGGCCTCTTCCCTCCTGCCGAAATACATGCATTCATTGAAAAAGGGGAAGCGCTGTCGGTTCATTCAATCCGCACAGAGGGCAGGGAATGGGGATATATGCTGCTGATCGGCCGCATTGATGACAAAAACCGGACGAGCAATTACAAGGCAGATACAATGACTCACAGTCTGGATCTGGTCGCTTATACACTGGAACGTGAAGCGATGTACGAGGAAGCGAAGGAGCGGGAGAAGCGCATCGAGATCGTAACCTCGATCACGAATGATGGCATTTTTGAGTGGGACCTGAAGAGTAATATGTTAAGCTGGAACAAGAAAATCCTCCGGATTTTGGGGGATACCGGTATTCGCATGCATCGCCGGGAGTTTTTCGAGCGTGTTCATCAGGATGATCAGCAGGCACTGTTCAAAGCTGTGCGGCTGCATCTGCGGCAGCATGTGCCTTTTCAGATTGACCTGCGGCTTCGTAAAGCAGATGGCAAATACGCCTGGGTCTCAGCAGCCGGAGAAGCCGTACGTGATCCGTTCGGCTCCGCCGTTGGAATGATTGGCTCCATTGTTGATATTACGGAGCGCAAACGCTCCGAGGAGCGAATCCGCTACCTAGCCTATCATGATGCGCTTACGGATCTGCCAAATCGCAGGCATATCTCGGAGCAGATTACAGAGCATGCTCTGGCCGGGGGACGCTTTGCTGTTATGCTGCTGGACCTCGACCGCTTCAAGAATATTAATGACAGCCTGGGCCACTCCGTCGGAGATAAGCTATTGCAGCAGGTAGCCAAGCAGCTGCAGGACAATATTCATCCCGGCGATGTGGTGGCCCGGCTAGGCGGGGATGAGTTTATTATTCTGACTGGACAGCTGGAGTATGAGGAGCAGGCCGTGGAGCTGGCGGACGGAATTGTCCGCTCTATGAATGCCCAATACCAGATTGACGGACATTTCGTATTTGTTACGCCCTCCATCGGTATCAGCCTCTACCCGGAGCACGGCCGAGATCAGGAAACGCTGATCAAGAATGCGGATCTTGCGATGTATCACGCCAAGGAGAATGGCAAAAACCAGCTGCAAACCTACCATCCCCGGATGAGCACCGTCTCGCTGGAGCGGCTGACCTTGGAGAACCATCTGCGGAGTGCGCTGGACAATGGCGAATTCCAGCTTTATTATCAGCCCCAATACGATACGGAAAGTGACAAAATCGTCGGTATGGAGGCGCTGATCCGCTGGTTCTCTCCGCAGCTTGGCATGATTTCTCCGATGAAATTCATTCCGCTCGCTGAGGAAACAGGACTCATTCTGCCGATCAGTGAATGGGTGCTTACAAAGGCTTGTCTAGATAACAAGCTGCTCCTGGATGAAGGCTACGAGCCGATGATTGTCTCGGTCAATATTAGCGCTGACCAGTTTACGAACATGCATTTTGTGAGCCAGGTGGAACGCATTCTGAATGAGACAGGGCTTCCGCCGCAGCTCCTCTGCTTGGAAATTACAGAGAGTGTAGCGATCCGCAATTTGGAGCTGAGCATCCGCCAGCTTAACGCACTGATCCGGCTTGGCGTGCAGATTGCCCTGGACGATTTCGGGACGGGAAATTCTTCTCTGTCTCTGGTTAAGTCCCTGCCTCTGCACATGATCAAGATTGACCGGGCGTTTGTGCAGGATATGACGTTAAGCCCGGCGAACCTGGCTATTTTTGAAACTATACTCAGTCTCGCCCGGGGCCTCAAGCTGGAATGCTGCGCGGAAGGTGTAGAAACCGCAGAGCAGTTCCAAATCGTACGGGAGAAGACATGCGTGTTTGTGCAGGGATATTTCTTCAGCAAGCCGGTGCCTCTGAACGACCTAGCTGCATTCCTGACAGAGATGGGCTCCTCGCCCTTGAAGCATGAAGAATAA
- a CDS encoding potassium channel protein yields MILLLRRLSHQLFRLPTSFIMIFASFFIGICSWIMLLLEPTTFEHYFNALWYVMTTLTTVGYGDYYPATVPGKIFAMFLYLFGIGLITLVIGKIIDLFIVAKERRMTGKVDYPGQKHIIIIHWNKKAQAAVDELLSYPDGSDIVLIDDIARTPLEHPRIHFVSGDPSSEQTLNQAGITSARSAIVFGDVRIDDAALTDGKSLLIAASIERLAPAVHTTVEIMLEKHIHSFRHANVNDFVLSHDAVSRLAVRSALHEGSTEIYTQLLSRSFGDDLFPVACRPEWTTYRDAFNALLAQGATLVADGGDLSINRKLDEPIGPDPKLFVICDPPTYELLSPPKKGR; encoded by the coding sequence TTGATCCTGCTCCTGAGGCGGCTTTCGCACCAGCTGTTTCGGCTGCCGACCTCTTTTATTATGATTTTTGCCAGCTTCTTTATCGGAATCTGCTCCTGGATTATGCTGCTGCTGGAGCCGACAACGTTTGAACATTATTTCAATGCCCTCTGGTATGTTATGACGACGCTGACCACGGTCGGTTACGGCGATTATTACCCTGCCACCGTACCGGGCAAAATATTTGCCATGTTTCTGTACTTATTCGGCATTGGCTTGATCACGCTTGTCATCGGCAAAATTATTGATTTATTTATCGTCGCCAAGGAAAGGAGAATGACCGGTAAAGTGGACTACCCTGGACAGAAGCACATCATTATTATTCATTGGAACAAAAAAGCGCAGGCCGCGGTTGACGAGCTGCTCAGCTACCCGGACGGAAGCGATATTGTTCTCATTGATGACATTGCGAGAACGCCGCTGGAGCATCCCCGGATCCATTTTGTAAGTGGAGATCCTTCGTCGGAGCAAACGCTCAACCAGGCAGGCATTACCTCGGCCCGCTCAGCCATTGTGTTCGGCGATGTCCGAATTGATGATGCGGCCCTGACTGACGGCAAATCCCTGCTCATTGCGGCAAGCATAGAACGGCTCGCTCCTGCAGTGCATACCACGGTGGAGATTATGCTGGAGAAGCATATCCATAGCTTCAGGCATGCCAACGTGAACGATTTCGTCCTTTCGCATGATGCGGTATCCCGCCTTGCCGTGCGCTCCGCACTACATGAAGGCAGCACCGAAATCTATACACAGCTGCTCAGCCGCAGCTTCGGAGATGACCTGTTCCCGGTAGCGTGCCGACCGGAATGGACCACGTACAGAGATGCGTTTAACGCGCTGCTTGCTCAGGGTGCGACGCTAGTTGCAGACGGCGGGGATTTAAGCATTAACCGCAAGCTAGATGAACCTATCGGTCCCGATCCGAAGCTCTTTGTCATCTGTGATCCCCCTACTTATGAGCTTCTCAGTCCGCCGAAGAAAGGAAGGTAG
- a CDS encoding glutathionylspermidine synthase family protein codes for MNTGRHIFPLPASQQEVYGYASSDTVPYHRMYGKAYCLPSVAIYSPEEIEVLNAASQIMDQIFRKALSFAQQYLPDHYFIEQLGIPPAVLPLARQPAPTNGITRQDWILGEAGPKLIEMNADTPTGIPESAFLERHVLHHFTDFKGPSEHLAQLLKEELCAFATHGIHAGFQGPVAFSCYDWHEEDRHNTLYLMSLLEGAGIPVLYAPLEELEIIPDHGLFHKGQRIEMWYRLYPLEYLVHDRDEDNGVPVGEALLRLVQQNKLCMLNAAPHLVLQSKGFLATVWSLYERNSQTAEYCGFTLFTDQELAAIEAYCLPCYFTPQPFLQSGTDYVAKSYWGREGKGTAIMSYEDRQQPLTYAGRNVKTALEEEETEESEASEVLAYYENQPKIYQQYWSMPAASVETESGSYTGYLLTGVFIISGTFGGLLSRIGDKITGDGAYYCPAAIHPT; via the coding sequence ATGAATACGGGGCGCCACATCTTTCCACTGCCTGCATCCCAGCAAGAGGTCTATGGCTACGCTTCCTCTGACACGGTCCCTTATCACCGGATGTACGGTAAAGCCTACTGCCTTCCTTCTGTCGCTATATATAGCCCTGAAGAAATAGAGGTTCTTAACGCGGCCTCTCAGATCATGGACCAGATCTTTCGCAAAGCACTTTCGTTTGCCCAGCAATATTTACCGGATCACTATTTCATCGAACAATTGGGCATCCCGCCTGCTGTCCTGCCATTGGCCAGACAGCCTGCGCCAACAAACGGAATTACTCGGCAGGACTGGATCCTGGGAGAAGCAGGACCGAAGCTGATTGAGATGAATGCAGATACGCCTACCGGGATTCCGGAATCAGCTTTCCTGGAGAGACATGTACTGCACCATTTTACCGATTTCAAGGGTCCCTCTGAGCACCTTGCGCAGCTGCTGAAGGAAGAGCTGTGTGCCTTTGCGACACATGGTATTCATGCTGGCTTTCAAGGTCCTGTAGCGTTTAGCTGCTATGACTGGCATGAGGAGGACCGGCACAATACGCTGTATTTGATGAGCTTGCTGGAAGGGGCCGGCATTCCCGTGCTTTATGCCCCTCTTGAGGAGCTGGAAATTATCCCGGATCACGGCTTGTTTCATAAGGGACAGCGCATTGAAATGTGGTATCGCCTGTATCCATTAGAATATCTTGTGCATGACCGCGATGAAGATAACGGGGTTCCTGTTGGAGAAGCTTTGCTCCGCCTGGTGCAGCAGAACAAGCTCTGTATGCTGAATGCCGCACCTCATCTTGTCCTGCAGAGCAAGGGCTTTCTGGCTACGGTGTGGTCCCTGTATGAACGAAATTCACAGACCGCGGAATATTGCGGATTTACGCTTTTCACCGATCAGGAGCTTGCCGCGATTGAAGCCTATTGTCTCCCCTGCTACTTCACGCCCCAGCCCTTCTTGCAATCCGGGACCGATTATGTCGCCAAGAGCTATTGGGGACGGGAAGGCAAAGGCACCGCGATTATGTCTTACGAGGACCGACAGCAGCCTCTCACTTACGCCGGCAGAAATGTCAAGACGGCGCTGGAGGAAGAGGAAACCGAGGAATCAGAAGCTTCTGAAGTGCTGGCTTATTACGAGAATCAGCCCAAGATCTATCAGCAGTACTGGAGTATGCCTGCTGCCTCTGTAGAAACAGAGTCGGGAAGCTACACTGGTTATTTGTTAACGGGTGTGTTCATCATCTCCGGCACCTTCGGAGGATTATTATCCCGCATCGGTGACAAGATTACTGGAGACGGTGCTTATTACTGTCCTGCTGCGATTCACCCGACTTAA
- a CDS encoding DUF350 domain-containing protein, whose product MDHFLLDGLNVLIGLCIILIVLAAGYFVFSTLTRFDDRKQIAAGNQAAGIYMGGKLLGLCIIVAMVSYSSHDWLQMIIWSVVGIAVLCLVYLIFDWITPSFKVCEEIEKGNTALATLLRSIIIGVSIVIGTFLM is encoded by the coding sequence TTGGATCATTTTTTACTAGATGGCTTGAACGTGCTCATCGGGCTGTGCATTATCCTGATCGTGCTTGCAGCGGGCTATTTCGTATTCAGCACCCTGACACGCTTTGACGACCGCAAGCAGATTGCAGCAGGGAATCAGGCAGCCGGCATCTATATGGGCGGCAAGCTGCTGGGTCTGTGCATCATCGTCGCGATGGTGTCCTACAGCTCACATGACTGGCTGCAGATGATCATCTGGTCAGTTGTCGGTATTGCTGTGCTCTGCCTGGTCTATCTGATCTTTGACTGGATTACGCCGAGTTTCAAAGTGTGTGAAGAAATCGAGAAGGGCAATACCGCTCTCGCAACCCTCCTGCGCTCTATTATTATCGGTGTGTCTATTGTGATCGGCACTTTTTTAATGTAG
- a CDS encoding extracellular solute-binding protein, whose amino-acid sequence MRKPKTFMMAVTLVVSVFLSGCSESKPKDESGSKDASADGISFQFARMGYNDVRPASKDLWMWKKYEEMTGVHIDWEEIPGASLGERKNIIMASNDLPDAFYQIGFSHGEISKYGKQGLFLPLDELIEEHAPNLSNLFKTDPSIKQALTMPDGRIYSLPYVDESIPYSSLRLYINEKWLDQLGLSVPKTTEELYTTLKAFKEQDANGNGDPNDEHGWYMPAGSVGWTLERQLYGSFGMGNGGLKASENWIYKDSDGQLKLIFNDEKFRDVWKYLNRLYAEELLHPETFTGVEYAQWVADGAKDLVGGFSWVVPDYIGDKVRDHYSGINALEGPGGDKVMNWLDHPVRGMSSFIITNVNKHPEETIKWVDYFYGEEGSTFGTLGLEGETYTMVDGKPQYIDEIRNYEGGMQLGAFQYVDNVYGGFYPYLEPPVELRTAVKGTTVDQEINADLAELEKFKPEEIWPNFAPTDAETSEIDPIMTDINSYIEEMRVKFITGTLSLDADWDNYVKTLDQMGAQRYLEIKRAQYERYQATN is encoded by the coding sequence ATGAGAAAGCCAAAAACCTTTATGATGGCAGTAACCTTGGTAGTGTCGGTATTCCTTTCCGGCTGCAGTGAATCGAAACCGAAGGATGAAAGCGGCAGCAAAGATGCTTCTGCAGATGGAATCTCCTTTCAATTTGCGAGAATGGGCTATAACGATGTCAGACCGGCCTCCAAGGATCTGTGGATGTGGAAAAAATACGAGGAGATGACGGGCGTCCATATCGACTGGGAGGAAATTCCGGGAGCCAGTTTAGGAGAACGAAAAAACATCATCATGGCTTCCAATGATCTGCCGGATGCTTTTTACCAAATTGGCTTCTCCCATGGGGAGATTTCAAAGTACGGAAAGCAGGGCCTGTTCTTGCCGCTGGATGAGCTGATCGAGGAGCATGCCCCTAATCTGAGCAATCTATTCAAGACCGATCCTAGTATCAAGCAGGCGTTAACGATGCCGGATGGACGTATTTATTCATTGCCGTATGTGGATGAATCTATTCCGTATTCGTCGCTGCGGCTATACATCAACGAGAAATGGCTGGATCAATTGGGGCTGTCCGTGCCCAAGACTACAGAGGAGCTCTATACCACGCTGAAGGCATTTAAAGAACAGGATGCTAACGGGAATGGAGATCCGAACGATGAGCACGGCTGGTATATGCCTGCCGGAAGCGTCGGATGGACACTGGAAAGACAGCTTTACGGAAGCTTTGGCATGGGGAACGGCGGTTTGAAAGCATCCGAGAATTGGATCTACAAGGACTCAGACGGTCAATTAAAGCTCATATTCAATGATGAGAAATTCCGTGACGTCTGGAAATATCTGAACCGCCTGTACGCTGAAGAGCTGCTTCATCCTGAAACATTTACAGGGGTTGAGTATGCCCAATGGGTGGCAGATGGCGCGAAAGATCTGGTAGGCGGCTTCTCGTGGGTTGTTCCCGACTATATTGGCGACAAGGTGCGAGATCATTACTCCGGTATTAACGCATTGGAAGGTCCAGGCGGCGATAAAGTGATGAACTGGCTTGATCATCCGGTCCGCGGAATGTCCTCCTTTATCATTACAAATGTGAATAAGCATCCGGAAGAGACGATCAAATGGGTCGATTACTTCTATGGGGAAGAGGGCTCCACATTCGGTACGCTCGGCCTGGAGGGAGAAACCTACACGATGGTGGATGGCAAGCCGCAGTATATTGACGAGATTCGTAACTATGAAGGAGGTATGCAGCTGGGAGCATTTCAGTATGTGGACAACGTCTACGGTGGCTTTTATCCATATCTTGAACCGCCGGTAGAATTGCGAACCGCTGTAAAAGGAACGACCGTGGATCAGGAAATCAATGCGGATCTTGCGGAGCTCGAGAAGTTCAAGCCTGAAGAGATCTGGCCGAACTTCGCGCCAACCGATGCCGAAACCTCGGAGATTGATCCGATTATGACCGACATTAATAGTTATATTGAAGAGATGCGCGTCAAGTTCATTACAGGCACCTTGAGTCTGGATGCAGATTGGGACAACTATGTGAAAACACTGGACCAAATGGGTGCGCAGCGTTACCTGGAAATAAAGCGAGCTCAGTATGAGCGATACCAGGCGACGAATTAA
- a CDS encoding carbohydrate ABC transporter permease: protein MITNIKRTTTEKIIDAANVTLVLMFTAIILYPLIFVLFASMSDPRQLFQAQLLLYPKGFNIESYLKVFENKDIWNAYGNTLLYTFLGTFINIVMTTLGAYPLSRKSFYGKGFFTFIFTFTMFFSGGLIPSYLVNKQLGIVNTIWVLVLPGAISVFNLIIMRTYFQMRIPPELEDSAHVDGCNDFRLLYKIVLPLSTPIIAVMVLFYGVGHWNSYFEAMIYLSDRDLFPLQLILREILIQNEMNEMLAVVVDEQYAQRLMAKEGLKYAVVVVSTFPLLIIYPLLSKFFEKGILVGAIKG, encoded by the coding sequence ATGATTACGAACATTAAAAGAACAACGACAGAAAAGATAATAGATGCAGCAAACGTCACGCTCGTGCTCATGTTTACGGCCATCATTTTATATCCGCTAATTTTCGTGCTGTTCGCCTCTATGAGCGATCCGCGGCAATTGTTCCAAGCACAGCTGCTGCTGTATCCCAAGGGCTTCAACATTGAAAGCTATCTGAAAGTGTTTGAGAACAAGGATATATGGAACGCCTATGGGAACACCCTGCTATACACCTTTCTCGGCACTTTTATCAATATTGTAATGACGACGCTAGGTGCCTATCCATTATCCCGAAAATCCTTTTACGGAAAAGGCTTTTTTACCTTTATCTTCACCTTTACGATGTTTTTCAGCGGCGGATTGATCCCTAGTTACCTGGTTAACAAGCAGCTGGGCATTGTCAATACCATTTGGGTGCTTGTTCTGCCGGGAGCCATCAGCGTATTTAATTTGATCATTATGAGAACGTATTTTCAGATGAGAATTCCGCCGGAGCTGGAGGACAGCGCCCATGTCGATGGCTGCAACGATTTCCGTTTGCTGTATAAAATCGTGCTGCCCCTGTCCACACCGATTATTGCGGTCATGGTTTTGTTCTATGGTGTAGGGCACTGGAACTCCTATTTCGAAGCCATGATCTATCTATCCGATCGTGACTTGTTCCCGCTGCAGCTTATCTTAAGAGAAATTCTGATTCAGAACGAGATGAATGAAATGCTTGCCGTTGTTGTGGATGAGCAGTATGCCCAGCGATTGATGGCCAAGGAAGGGTTGAAATACGCGGTAGTCGTGGTCTCTACTTTTCCACTGCTCATCATTTATCCGCTTCTTTCAAAGTTTTTCGAAAAAGGAATCTTGGTAGGAGCGATCAAGGGGTGA
- a CDS encoding ABC transporter permease codes for MKKDGSWTSNLPTPNNSFSGVKKKLKKNIGLYCIIFPAVLYFLIWAYWPMYGVIIAFKDFLPGIGILDSPWVGFAHFERFFNSFYFERLLRNTVAISLYTIIIGIPLPIILALMFNEIRSKRLRTFTQTISYAPHFISVVVVVGMILFFLSPSNGLINNLIEMFGGEKKNFLADPASFWHIFVWSGVWQSIGWSSLIYTAAMAGISPEQYEAAYIDGAGKLQRIWHVTLPGIIPTIIILSILSVGGIMSVGHEKILLLQNGLNQETSEVISTYVYKSGILNAQYSFSAAIGLFNNVINFSILLVVNSIARKVSETSLW; via the coding sequence TTGAAAAAAGATGGATCATGGACGTCAAACCTGCCAACGCCTAACAACAGCTTCTCAGGTGTCAAAAAGAAACTGAAAAAAAATATTGGGCTCTACTGTATTATATTTCCCGCAGTCCTCTACTTTTTAATTTGGGCGTACTGGCCCATGTATGGTGTAATTATCGCCTTCAAGGATTTTTTACCCGGCATTGGGATCCTGGATAGTCCATGGGTGGGCTTTGCTCATTTCGAACGCTTCTTTAACTCGTTTTACTTTGAACGACTCCTGCGCAACACCGTTGCCATCAGTTTGTACACCATTATTATCGGTATTCCGCTGCCGATCATTCTGGCACTAATGTTCAACGAGATCCGAAGTAAAAGGCTCAGAACCTTTACCCAGACCATTTCATATGCGCCTCATTTTATTTCCGTAGTGGTTGTAGTGGGTATGATCCTGTTCTTTCTCTCCCCTTCGAACGGGTTGATAAATAATTTAATTGAAATGTTCGGCGGTGAGAAAAAGAATTTCTTGGCAGACCCTGCGAGCTTCTGGCACATCTTTGTCTGGTCCGGCGTTTGGCAGAGCATCGGGTGGTCGTCTCTGATTTACACGGCAGCTATGGCTGGCATCTCGCCCGAACAATATGAAGCCGCTTACATTGATGGAGCGGGCAAGCTGCAGCGTATTTGGCATGTGACCTTACCGGGAATCATTCCGACGATTATTATCCTTTCCATCCTGAGCGTGGGCGGCATCATGAGCGTTGGGCATGAAAAAATATTGCTCCTTCAAAATGGATTAAATCAAGAGACTTCTGAAGTGATATCCACCTATGTTTATAAATCCGGGATTTTAAATGCACAATACAGCTTCTCGGCTGCCATCGGGCTGTTCAACAACGTGATTAACTTTTCCATCCTGCTGGTCGTCAACTCCATTGCCAGAAAGGTGAGTGAAACAAGCCTTTGGTAA
- a CDS encoding NHL repeat-containing protein — protein MRIGTETREYEVISSWACLPEGMSFGYTHGIEVDSNQRIYVFHTGSPSVAVFHENGEYMTSWGEEFQGGAHGFYLHHDEEGEHFYITDTERNLVAKTTLEGEVLLRIGTPDLPEIYDEQRTFIPTDVAVGPNGDIYIADGYGQSYVHHYDKDGKYIRSWGGTGSEMGQLTCPHGISVNLRGEEPELYVADRGNNRIQVFTMAGEPKRLITAEMKMPCSFYFFEDEIIFPDLLSRITILDRNDELIAHLGDDPEASKQQGWPNLPKSYYRPDRFSSPHGVCADREGNLYVAEWIEFGRVTKLVRKS, from the coding sequence ATGCGGATCGGAACAGAAACCAGAGAATATGAAGTCATATCTTCATGGGCTTGCCTGCCGGAGGGAATGTCTTTCGGCTATACGCATGGCATTGAAGTGGATTCCAATCAGAGGATTTATGTTTTCCATACCGGCAGTCCCTCCGTTGCGGTCTTCCACGAAAACGGAGAGTATATGACCTCTTGGGGAGAAGAATTTCAGGGAGGAGCACATGGCTTTTACTTGCACCACGATGAAGAAGGAGAGCATTTCTACATTACGGATACCGAGCGGAATCTGGTAGCCAAGACAACGCTTGAAGGAGAAGTGCTGCTGCGGATCGGGACCCCCGACTTGCCGGAAATCTATGACGAGCAGCGGACGTTTATTCCGACAGACGTTGCCGTAGGACCAAACGGAGATATCTATATTGCTGATGGTTATGGACAAAGCTATGTTCATCACTATGACAAGGATGGCAAATACATACGATCTTGGGGAGGAACGGGATCTGAGATGGGGCAGCTTACATGCCCTCACGGTATTTCGGTAAATCTTCGCGGCGAAGAGCCAGAGCTATATGTAGCCGATCGCGGCAACAATCGGATTCAGGTGTTTACCATGGCTGGGGAACCTAAGCGCTTGATTACGGCGGAGATGAAGATGCCTTGCAGCTTTTATTTCTTTGAAGATGAGATCATCTTTCCAGACCTGTTGAGCCGCATTACGATATTGGACCGCAACGATGAGCTGATTGCTCACCTTGGTGATGATCCGGAAGCAAGCAAACAGCAGGGATGGCCGAATTTGCCCAAATCCTACTATCGTCCAGACCGATTCAGTTCACCTCATGGGGTATGCGCCGACCGGGAAGGAAATCTATATGTTGCAGAATGGATTGAATTTGGAAGAGTGACAAAGCTGGTAAGAAAGTCATAA
- a CDS encoding cupin domain-containing protein — MSKKNVRWTYENAHTHPGVPELLLLGYDRFQEANGLGDHQHGNCYEIVYVESGKAAWEVNGEAYTTHAGQLFHTRPNELHRGMMNFIEPCTIWWMIFSNPEPHVPWLGLAPEDISHISQQLAVLPRTIESDPQIRNT; from the coding sequence ATGTCTAAAAAAAACGTAAGATGGACTTATGAAAATGCTCACACCCATCCAGGTGTACCTGAGCTTCTGCTGCTTGGATACGACCGCTTTCAGGAAGCAAATGGCTTGGGAGACCATCAGCATGGCAATTGCTATGAAATCGTTTACGTCGAAAGCGGCAAGGCGGCTTGGGAAGTGAATGGAGAAGCCTATACGACTCACGCCGGCCAGCTATTCCATACACGTCCCAATGAGCTTCATCGAGGAATGATGAATTTCATAGAGCCCTGCACCATTTGGTGGATGATCTTCAGTAACCCGGAGCCTCATGTCCCTTGGCTGGGATTAGCTCCCGAGGATATATCGCATATCTCTCAGCAGCTCGCTGTATTACCCCGAACGATTGAATCGGATCCCCAAATCCGGAATACATAA